CGAGCTGGTGCGCATCGGCGACCGGCGTTTCAGGGTCATCGGCATCCTCGCCCCCAAGGGGCAGTCCCTGGGCATGGACATGGGCGACGTCGCCATCATTCCGGTCGCGGCGGCGCAGGCCCTGTTCGACACCAACTCCATGTTCCGCGTGCTGATCGAGGTGCGGGGACGCGAGTCCATCCCCGCCGCCAAAAAGGCCATCGAATCCATCATCATGGCCCGCCACGAAGGCGAGAACGACGTCACCCTCGTCAGCCTGGACGCCATCCTCTCCACCTTCGACCGCATCTTCACCGCCCTCACCCTGACCGTGGCCGGCATCGCCGCCATCAGCCTGGCGGTGGCCGGCATCCTGATCATGAACGTGATGCTGGTGGCCGTGTCGCAGCGCACCACCGAGATCGGCCTGCTCAAGGCACTGGGTGCCCCGCCGCGCCAGATCGCCAGGCTGTTCCTGGTCGAGTCGGCCGTGCTCTCGCTGCTGGGCGCCGCCGTCGGCGTGGCGGTCGGTTATGCGGGGGTGTACGTACTGGGACAGTTCTTCCCGAGCTTCCCGCTCTCCGCCCCGCTGTGGGCCGTGTTCGCCGGCGTGGGGGTGGCCCTGTTCAGCGGGCTGGTGTTCGGCGTGCTGCCGGCGCGCCGCGCCGCGCGGCTCGATCCCGTCCAGGCCCTGACCAAGCGCTGAATACGAAATGCTGAGTAAGGATTATGTCCGCTTAACCTTTGGCGCCGTCATCGGCCAGCGCATGCGCAGCTTTCTCACCGCGCTCGGCATCTCGGTGGGCATCGCGGCGGTGGTACTGCTGACCTCCATCGGCGAAGGCGTGCACCAGTTCATGCTGCACGAGTTCACCCAGTTCGGCACCAACCTCATCGCCATCAACCCGGGGCGCACCACCACCCACGGCATGCCGGGCGGGGTGATCGCCAACGTGCGCCCGATGACCCTGGGCGACGCCGAGGCCATCGCGCGCCTGCCGCTGGTCGATGCCATGGTGCCGGTCGTGCAGGGCAACGCGCTCACCGAGGCGAACAACCGCACCCGCCGCACCACCGTGTACGGCACCGGACCGGACCAGCCCGAGGTATGGCAGGTGCCGCTGGCCATCGGCCGCTTCCTGCCGCGCGACGACGCCCGCACCGCGCGCGCCTTCGCCGTGCTGGGCTCCAAGCTGCGTGACGAACTGTTTGGCGAGGCCAACCCGCTCGGCCAGCGCATCCGCATCGGCGGCGAGACCTTCCGCGTCATCGGGGTGCTGGCGCCCAAGGGGCAAGTCTTGGGCGTGGACCTGGACGATGCGGTCTATATTCCGGCAGGGCGCGCGCTGGCCATGTTCAACCGTGAAAGCCTGATGGAGATCGACGTCACCTACCCGCCGGGCATCCCGTCCAAGATCGTGGCGAACAAGATCAAGGCCGTGCTGGAGCAGCGCCACGGCAGCGAGGACTTCACCATCACCACTCAGGAAGACATGCTCGCCACCCTGAACAACATCCTCAACATCCTCACCCTCGCGGTGGGAGCGCTGGGCGGCATCTCCCTGCTGGTGGGCGCGGTGGGCATCTTCACCATCATGACCATCGCGGTGAACGAACGCACTGGGGAGATCGGCCTGCTGCGCGCGCTGGGCGCCAAGCGCGCCCAGGTGCTCGGCTTGTTCCTGGGCGAGGCCGTGTTCCTCGCCAGCCTCGGCGGCCTCGCCGGACTCATCATCGGCATCGGCGGCGCCTGGCTACTACACTTACTCATACCCGCCCTGCCCACCCACACCGCCTGGGGTTATGTGCTACTGGCGGAAATCATCGCCGCCCTCATCGGCCTGATCGCCGGCGTGCTCCCGGCACGCAGGGCCTCGCATCTGGACCCGGTGGAAGCATTGAGGACGGAGTAGGATTGGAAAGGACGAACAGACAGGAGGTCCGCTTGAAAACTCCGCCGCTTTTCCCCGCCAGGTTATTGTTGCATACCCACAAGCGACCTCATTCAAATCAATGGGTTGTGCTTTATGTCGAATTTTATCCGACGATATTGGCACGTTACAACGCGTCGATATCGTCATGGAATTATAGTTGGGCGTCAGGCGCTGTCGAAATCGGGCTTGCTCATTCGACTATGAAGTGTATCTCGAACGAAAGGGTCCTAAATCATGACAACAAGTGAGATAAAACTTCCGAAAGTCGTGTCGCATGAAGAGTGGCAACGAGCACGCCAAGAACTCCTCAACAAGGAAAAGGCGTTGACGCAGGCGTTGGACGCGTTGGCCGCCGAGCGTCGCAGACTACCGATGGTGTTCGTCGAAAACGACTACACGTTCACGGGACCCGAGGGTCAGGTATCACTGATCGACCTATTCCGTGGGTATCGGCAACTAATTGTTTATTGTGCAATGCTGGAGCCAGGTGCAACGCCTTGCAAGGGCTGCTCAATGGTCATGGACAACGTCGGCCATAATCTGTCGCACGTCAATGCCAGAAATACCAGTTTCGTATTCACGTCACCGGCACCGCAGAACGAGATCGTCGCCTTGCAAAAGCGGATGGGTTGGAACGCTCCCTGGTACACCGATCACGATCGCCGTTTTGCTGACGCCTTCGATGCTGGGAAAGGGTTTGCGGTCAACGTGTTCATTCGTGACGATGAGAACCGCGTATATCGTACATACATTACCAAAGCCCGTGGTGGCGAGCTGTTCGATACCAATTTCCGATTGCTTGATCTTACGCCGTACGGTCGCCAGGAAACTTGGGAAGACTCTCCGGAAGGTTGGCCGCAAACCCCTCCGTATGAGTGGTGGCGTTTACACGATGAATACGAGACTTAGCCAAGCTTTGAACGTTGATGTGCGGAGAAGTCGCCCAACAATGCGCTGCAGCCGACCGCCGCTTCGCGGCGTCGGCTGAGCTTTTGCGTTAGCCACTAAATTCATGACGATGAGCGAGAATAACAAAGAGTATGACTACGAAGGTTACGCCAAGTCACTGGAAAAGGTACTAGATGGCGTTACCAAAGATTACTGGACAAGCTACATTGATATAAATAGACATCAAGTAGCAGTAGGGAGAACGTATCTTTGGGTTTCAGCTGCTCTTGTTGGTATTTATGCCGCTGGATTTAAATACTTTAATATTGAAATTATCAGTAGTTTTATTCTGACAGTCTTGGGAATGCTTTCTTTAATATTAGCTTTTCTTGCATTTGGCATATGTTTATACGCAATACCTGCTAGGAAGGGCTATAAAACTATTCCAATCAAAGGTTGGGGCGAATTTAGTCGTATTTGGGGTCAGAGTAAAAACTTGCTGCATTCTCTCTTTTCATTCTGAGTTGTTACTCAGACTCTAAATATCTCGTTTTTCCCTCATTAGTCAGTGGAGAACTAAACAATGGATATGTTTACGAGGTTCAACAGAAAAAATATTCAGGACCGCCAAATCGATACTCTTATTGGACTAAGTAAAGGGATCATGGCAGACGGGAGAGTGGATCAAGCAGAAGCTGAATTTTTGCTAAGCTGGCTAATACAGAACAGACAGGCAAGCGACAATCCCATAATTGCCAATCTGCTTCAGAAAGTCTCGTCCATGCTTGAGGACGGAATCCTAGATCAAGAAGAATCCGCAGAGTTACTTAGTACCCTTCATAAAATTGCTGGTGAATCAACAGAGATTGGAGAGCTTTCCAAAACATCAACCCTACCCATCAACGATCCACTACCTGAAATCACCTTCGAGAGTAAATCATTTCTTTTCACGGGTACGTGCGCTTTTGGTACCAGAAAACAATGCAACGAAGCCACAGAATCCCTAGGGGGTGTTATCGCGAAAGGTGTTAACAAAAATCTCGATTACCTCGTTCTTGGAACATACGTAACCGATAGCTGGGCACATGAAAGCTTTGGTAGGAAAATTGAAAAAGCATTGGAATACAGGGAAATTGGATTGCCAATCGCGATTGTCACGGAAGATCATTGGGTTCGCTGTGGCAATCTAGGCTGAATCACAATAAATGATTAGAGACAGTGCACAATATTCAACCGTATATGGAAGCTTTTGATTAACTGGCTTTTACCCAACCCTCTGCACTTCGAACTCAGCACTTCCCCTATCCCACCACCAACGCCAACACCCCCAACACAGCGCAGTAAATCGCAAACGGGCGCAGGGCCTTCACCTCGTGCCCGCCAAACCAGCGCATCAAAAAGGCCGTACTGAGCCAAGCGCATATACCGGCGATGGCACCGGCCGTGAACATCCAGCCCAACGGCAGGGCAGCGCCCGCCTTGATGAGCTTGGGCACTTCGAGCACGCCGGCAGCGGCGATGATGGGCGTTGCGAGCAGGAACGAGAACCGCGCTGAGGCGGCATAATCCAGCCCGGCGGCGAGCCCCGCGACCAGGGTCGCACCGGAGCGTGAAAAACCGGGGATCAGCGCCAGGGACTGCGCGACGCCCACGCCGAAGGCACGCGCGTAGCTGAGTTCGTGCAGATCCGCCGTGGCCACGCGGTGTTTGAAGCGGTCGCCCAGCCACAGCAGACCACCGTTCAGGATCAAGGCCACGGCGACGATGGTATAGCCGCCGAACAGGTCACGGATGCGATGCTCCAGCGCCAGCCCGATCAGCCCCGCCGGCACCGTGCCGATCATCAACAGCCACAGCAGGCGCGCATCCGGGTCGCTGGTGCGGCCGCGTGCGCGCACGAACCCGCTCAGCAGCCGCCACCAGTCCCGCCAGAAATACAGCCCCAGGGCCGTGGCCGTACCCAGGTGCAGCACCACGATAAAGGGCAGGAACCAGACGGCATCACGGTTCAGCGGCCAGTGCAGCAGGGCCGGCACCAGCACGCTGTGGCCGAGGCTGCTGATGGGGAACAGCT
The genomic region above belongs to Gammaproteobacteria bacterium and contains:
- a CDS encoding ABC transporter permease, yielding MLSKDYVRLTFGAVIGQRMRSFLTALGISVGIAAVVLLTSIGEGVHQFMLHEFTQFGTNLIAINPGRTTTHGMPGGVIANVRPMTLGDAEAIARLPLVDAMVPVVQGNALTEANNRTRRTTVYGTGPDQPEVWQVPLAIGRFLPRDDARTARAFAVLGSKLRDELFGEANPLGQRIRIGGETFRVIGVLAPKGQVLGVDLDDAVYIPAGRALAMFNRESLMEIDVTYPPGIPSKIVANKIKAVLEQRHGSEDFTITTQEDMLATLNNILNILTLAVGALGGISLLVGAVGIFTIMTIAVNERTGEIGLLRALGAKRAQVLGLFLGEAVFLASLGGLAGLIIGIGGAWLLHLLIPALPTHTAWGYVLLAEIIAALIGLIAGVLPARRASHLDPVEALRTE
- a CDS encoding FtsX-like permease family protein, yielding ELVRIGDRRFRVIGILAPKGQSLGMDMGDVAIIPVAAAQALFDTNSMFRVLIEVRGRESIPAAKKAIESIIMARHEGENDVTLVSLDAILSTFDRIFTALTLTVAGIAAISLAVAGILIMNVMLVAVSQRTTEIGLLKALGAPPRQIARLFLVESAVLSLLGAAVGVAVGYAGVYVLGQFFPSFPLSAPLWAVFAGVGVALFSGLVFGVLPARRAARLDPVQALTKR
- a CDS encoding DUF899 domain-containing protein, which produces MKLPKVVSHEEWQRARQELLNKEKALTQALDALAAERRRLPMVFVENDYTFTGPEGQVSLIDLFRGYRQLIVYCAMLEPGATPCKGCSMVMDNVGHNLSHVNARNTSFVFTSPAPQNEIVALQKRMGWNAPWYTDHDRRFADAFDAGKGFAVNVFIRDDENRVYRTYITKARGGELFDTNFRLLDLTPYGRQETWEDSPEGWPQTPPYEWWRLHDEYET
- a CDS encoding undecaprenyl-diphosphate phosphatase, producing MTPELIPHLLMLAAMQGVSELFPISSLGHSVLVPALLHWPLNRDAVWFLPFIVVLHLGTATALGLYFWRDWWRLLSGFVRARGRTSDPDARLLWLLMIGTVPAGLIGLALEHRIRDLFGGYTIVAVALILNGGLLWLGDRFKHRVATADLHELSYARAFGVGVAQSLALIPGFSRSGATLVAGLAAGLDYAASARFSFLLATPIIAAAGVLEVPKLIKAGAALPLGWMFTAGAIAGICAWLSTAFLMRWFGGHEVKALRPFAIYCAVLGVLALVVG
- a CDS encoding BRCT domain-containing protein; this encodes MDMFTRFNRKNIQDRQIDTLIGLSKGIMADGRVDQAEAEFLLSWLIQNRQASDNPIIANLLQKVSSMLEDGILDQEESAELLSTLHKIAGESTEIGELSKTSTLPINDPLPEITFESKSFLFTGTCAFGTRKQCNEATESLGGVIAKGVNKNLDYLVLGTYVTDSWAHESFGRKIEKALEYREIGLPIAIVTEDHWVRCGNLG